In Antechinus flavipes isolate AdamAnt ecotype Samford, QLD, Australia chromosome 3, AdamAnt_v2, whole genome shotgun sequence, a genomic segment contains:
- the MAG gene encoding myelin-associated glycoprotein isoform X2: protein MRYLTALPLFWIMIAASRGGQWGAWMPSTISAFERTCVSIPCRFDFPDELRPAVIHGVWYFNSPYPKNYPPVVFKSRTHVVHESFQGRSRLLGDLGLRNCTLQLTHLSPELGGKYYFRADLGGYNQYTFSEHSTLDIINSPSIVVPPEVVAGTEVEISCMVPDNCPELHPTLSWLGHDGLGAPAVLGRMREDGGTWVQASLLHFVPTREANGHRLGCQVTFPNTTFQYEGYASLDIKYPPLIVEMNTSVEAIEGSQVSLLCGADSNPTALLTWMRDGAVLREAVARSLTLELEDLTPQEDGIYACLAENAYGQDNHTVGLSVMYAPWKPSVNGTVVAVEGEAVSILCSTQSNPDPILTIFKEKQILATVIYESQLLLELPAVTAEDDGEYWCVAENQYGQRASAFNISVEFAPVILLDSHCAAVRDMVQCVCAVKSNPEPAVAFELPSRNVTVNETEREFVYSERTGLVLTSILTLRGQVQAPPRVVCSARNLYGTKTLELPFQGANRLMWAKIGPVGAVVAFAILIAIVCYITQTRRKKNMAESPSFAGGENPPVLFSSDFRIPGVPEKSESKEVSILESH, encoded by the exons ATGAGGTACCTCACTGCCCTGCCTCTCTTTTGGATAATGATTGCAG CCTCAAGGGGCGGTCAGTGGGGGGCCTGGATGCCCTCCACCATCTCAGCCTTCGAGAGGACCTGCGTCTCCATCCCGTGCCGATTCGATTTTCCCGACGAGCTGCGACCTGCTGTGATCCACGGCGTTTGGTACTTCAACAGCCCCTATCCCAAGAACTACCCACCAGTGGTCTTCAAATCCCGGACCCACGTTGTCCACGAGAGCTTCCAGGGTCGAAGTCGGCTCCTGGGAGACCTGGGTCTCCGAAACTGCACCCTGCAACTCACACACCTCAGCCCAGAGCTAGGGGGCAAGTACTACTTCCGAGCGGACCTGGGAGGTTACAATCAGTATACCTTCTCTGAGCACAGCACACTGGACATCATCA ATTCTCCCAGTATTGTGGTGCCCCCTGAGGTGGTGGCAGGTACAGAAGTGGAGATCAGCTGCATGGTGCCCGATAACTGCCCCGAGTTGCACCCAACGCTGAGCTGGTTGGGCCATGACGGCCTGGGGGCTCCGGCCGTGCTGGGCAGAATGCGGGAAGATGGCGGTACTTGGGTGCAGGCATCCCTGCTGCACTTTGTGCCCACTCGAGAGGCCAACGGGCACAGACTCGGCTGCCAGGTCACCTTCCCCAACACCACCTTCCAATATGAGGGTTACGCCAGCTTGGACATCAAAT ACCCCCCTTTAATCGTGGAGATGAATACCTCCGTGGAGGCCATTGAGGGGTCACAGGTGAGCTTGCTCTGTGGGGCTGACAGTAACCCAACCGCTCTGCTGACCTGGATGAGGGATGGGGCTGTACTCAGGGAGGCCGTGGCCAGGAGCTTGACCCTGGAGCTGGAGGACCTGACCCCCCAGGAGGATGGCATCTACGCCTGCTTGGCTGAGAATGCCTACGGGCAGGACAACCACACAGTGGGCCTCAGCGTCATGT ACGCTCCCTGGAAACCTTCCGTGAACGGGACCGTGGTGGCCGTGGAGGGCGAAGCCGTGTCCATCCTCTGCTCCACGCAGAGCAACCCAGACCCCATTCTCACCATCTTCAAGGAGAAGCAGATTCTGGCCACGGTCATTTATGAGAGTCAGCTGCTGCTGGAGCTGCCCGCTGTCACTGCCGAGGATGATGGGGAATACTGGTGTGTGGCTGAAAACCAGTACGGGCAGAGAGCCAGCGCCTTCAACATCTCCGTGGAGT TTGCCCCCGTGATCCTTCTGGACTCCCACTGCGCGGCCGTGAGGGACATGGTGCAGTGCGTCTGTGCCGTCAAGTCGAACCCGGAGCCGGCGGTGGCCTTCGAGCTGCCCTCTCGCAACGTGACGGTGAACGAGACGGAGCGGGAGTTCGTGTACTCGGAGCGCACGGGGCTCGTGCTCACCAGCATCCTCACCCTCCGCGGGCAGGTGCAAGCCCCGCCCCGCGTCGTCTGCTCGGCTCGCAATCTCTACGGCACCAAGACCCTGGAGCTGCCCTTCCAGGGAGCCA ACCGACTGATGTGGGCCAAAATCGGGCCCGTGGGAGCCGTGGTCGCCTTTGCCATCCTCATCGCTATCGTATGCTACATCACCCAGACCCGCAGGAA GAAGAACATGGCTGAGAGCCCCAGCTTTGCAGGTGGGGAGAATCCCCCAGTTCTGTTCAGCAGCGACTTCCGCATTCCAGGGGTGCCAGAGAAATCTGAG TCCAAAGAGGTCTCTATCCTGGAAAGTCACTGA
- the MAG gene encoding myelin-associated glycoprotein isoform X1: MRYLTALPLFWIMIAASRGGQWGAWMPSTISAFERTCVSIPCRFDFPDELRPAVIHGVWYFNSPYPKNYPPVVFKSRTHVVHESFQGRSRLLGDLGLRNCTLQLTHLSPELGGKYYFRADLGGYNQYTFSEHSTLDIINSPSIVVPPEVVAGTEVEISCMVPDNCPELHPTLSWLGHDGLGAPAVLGRMREDGGTWVQASLLHFVPTREANGHRLGCQVTFPNTTFQYEGYASLDIKYPPLIVEMNTSVEAIEGSQVSLLCGADSNPTALLTWMRDGAVLREAVARSLTLELEDLTPQEDGIYACLAENAYGQDNHTVGLSVMYAPWKPSVNGTVVAVEGEAVSILCSTQSNPDPILTIFKEKQILATVIYESQLLLELPAVTAEDDGEYWCVAENQYGQRASAFNISVEFAPVILLDSHCAAVRDMVQCVCAVKSNPEPAVAFELPSRNVTVNETEREFVYSERTGLVLTSILTLRGQVQAPPRVVCSARNLYGTKTLELPFQGANRLMWAKIGPVGAVVAFAILIAIVCYITQTRRKKNMAESPSFAGGENPPVLFSSDFRIPGVPEKSESERRLGAERRLLGLRAEPPELDLSYSHVDLGKRPTKDSYTLTEELAEYAEIRVK, encoded by the exons ATGAGGTACCTCACTGCCCTGCCTCTCTTTTGGATAATGATTGCAG CCTCAAGGGGCGGTCAGTGGGGGGCCTGGATGCCCTCCACCATCTCAGCCTTCGAGAGGACCTGCGTCTCCATCCCGTGCCGATTCGATTTTCCCGACGAGCTGCGACCTGCTGTGATCCACGGCGTTTGGTACTTCAACAGCCCCTATCCCAAGAACTACCCACCAGTGGTCTTCAAATCCCGGACCCACGTTGTCCACGAGAGCTTCCAGGGTCGAAGTCGGCTCCTGGGAGACCTGGGTCTCCGAAACTGCACCCTGCAACTCACACACCTCAGCCCAGAGCTAGGGGGCAAGTACTACTTCCGAGCGGACCTGGGAGGTTACAATCAGTATACCTTCTCTGAGCACAGCACACTGGACATCATCA ATTCTCCCAGTATTGTGGTGCCCCCTGAGGTGGTGGCAGGTACAGAAGTGGAGATCAGCTGCATGGTGCCCGATAACTGCCCCGAGTTGCACCCAACGCTGAGCTGGTTGGGCCATGACGGCCTGGGGGCTCCGGCCGTGCTGGGCAGAATGCGGGAAGATGGCGGTACTTGGGTGCAGGCATCCCTGCTGCACTTTGTGCCCACTCGAGAGGCCAACGGGCACAGACTCGGCTGCCAGGTCACCTTCCCCAACACCACCTTCCAATATGAGGGTTACGCCAGCTTGGACATCAAAT ACCCCCCTTTAATCGTGGAGATGAATACCTCCGTGGAGGCCATTGAGGGGTCACAGGTGAGCTTGCTCTGTGGGGCTGACAGTAACCCAACCGCTCTGCTGACCTGGATGAGGGATGGGGCTGTACTCAGGGAGGCCGTGGCCAGGAGCTTGACCCTGGAGCTGGAGGACCTGACCCCCCAGGAGGATGGCATCTACGCCTGCTTGGCTGAGAATGCCTACGGGCAGGACAACCACACAGTGGGCCTCAGCGTCATGT ACGCTCCCTGGAAACCTTCCGTGAACGGGACCGTGGTGGCCGTGGAGGGCGAAGCCGTGTCCATCCTCTGCTCCACGCAGAGCAACCCAGACCCCATTCTCACCATCTTCAAGGAGAAGCAGATTCTGGCCACGGTCATTTATGAGAGTCAGCTGCTGCTGGAGCTGCCCGCTGTCACTGCCGAGGATGATGGGGAATACTGGTGTGTGGCTGAAAACCAGTACGGGCAGAGAGCCAGCGCCTTCAACATCTCCGTGGAGT TTGCCCCCGTGATCCTTCTGGACTCCCACTGCGCGGCCGTGAGGGACATGGTGCAGTGCGTCTGTGCCGTCAAGTCGAACCCGGAGCCGGCGGTGGCCTTCGAGCTGCCCTCTCGCAACGTGACGGTGAACGAGACGGAGCGGGAGTTCGTGTACTCGGAGCGCACGGGGCTCGTGCTCACCAGCATCCTCACCCTCCGCGGGCAGGTGCAAGCCCCGCCCCGCGTCGTCTGCTCGGCTCGCAATCTCTACGGCACCAAGACCCTGGAGCTGCCCTTCCAGGGAGCCA ACCGACTGATGTGGGCCAAAATCGGGCCCGTGGGAGCCGTGGTCGCCTTTGCCATCCTCATCGCTATCGTATGCTACATCACCCAGACCCGCAGGAA GAAGAACATGGCTGAGAGCCCCAGCTTTGCAGGTGGGGAGAATCCCCCAGTTCTGTTCAGCAGCGACTTCCGCATTCCAGGGGTGCCAGAGAAATCTGAG
- the MAG gene encoding myelin-associated glycoprotein isoform X3 has translation MRYLTALPLFWIMIAASRGGQWGAWMPSTISAFERTCVSIPCRFDFPDELRPAVIHGVWYFNSPYPKNYPPVVFKSRTHVVHESFQGRSRLLGDLGLRNCTLQLTHLSPELGGKYYFRADLGGYNQYTFSEHSTLDIINSPSIVVPPEVVAGTEVEISCMVPDNCPELHPTLSWLGHDGLGAPAVLGRMREDGGTWVQASLLHFVPTREANGHRLGCQVTFPNTTFQYEGYASLDIKYPPLIVEMNTSVEAIEGSQVSLLCGADSNPTALLTWMRDGAVLREAVARSLTLELEDLTPQEDGIYACLAENAYGQDNHTVGLSVMYAPWKPSVNGTVVAVEGEAVSILCSTQSNPDPILTIFKEKQILATVIYESQLLLELPAVTAEDDGEYWCVAENQYGQRASAFNISVEFAPVILLDSHCAAVRDMVQCVCAVKSNPEPAVAFELPSRNVTVNETEREFVYSERTGLVLTSILTLRGQVQAPPRVVCSARNLYGTKTLELPFQGANRLMWAKIGPVGAVVAFAILIAIVCYITQTRRKVRGAWAQRGGCWAFEQNPLSWT, from the exons ATGAGGTACCTCACTGCCCTGCCTCTCTTTTGGATAATGATTGCAG CCTCAAGGGGCGGTCAGTGGGGGGCCTGGATGCCCTCCACCATCTCAGCCTTCGAGAGGACCTGCGTCTCCATCCCGTGCCGATTCGATTTTCCCGACGAGCTGCGACCTGCTGTGATCCACGGCGTTTGGTACTTCAACAGCCCCTATCCCAAGAACTACCCACCAGTGGTCTTCAAATCCCGGACCCACGTTGTCCACGAGAGCTTCCAGGGTCGAAGTCGGCTCCTGGGAGACCTGGGTCTCCGAAACTGCACCCTGCAACTCACACACCTCAGCCCAGAGCTAGGGGGCAAGTACTACTTCCGAGCGGACCTGGGAGGTTACAATCAGTATACCTTCTCTGAGCACAGCACACTGGACATCATCA ATTCTCCCAGTATTGTGGTGCCCCCTGAGGTGGTGGCAGGTACAGAAGTGGAGATCAGCTGCATGGTGCCCGATAACTGCCCCGAGTTGCACCCAACGCTGAGCTGGTTGGGCCATGACGGCCTGGGGGCTCCGGCCGTGCTGGGCAGAATGCGGGAAGATGGCGGTACTTGGGTGCAGGCATCCCTGCTGCACTTTGTGCCCACTCGAGAGGCCAACGGGCACAGACTCGGCTGCCAGGTCACCTTCCCCAACACCACCTTCCAATATGAGGGTTACGCCAGCTTGGACATCAAAT ACCCCCCTTTAATCGTGGAGATGAATACCTCCGTGGAGGCCATTGAGGGGTCACAGGTGAGCTTGCTCTGTGGGGCTGACAGTAACCCAACCGCTCTGCTGACCTGGATGAGGGATGGGGCTGTACTCAGGGAGGCCGTGGCCAGGAGCTTGACCCTGGAGCTGGAGGACCTGACCCCCCAGGAGGATGGCATCTACGCCTGCTTGGCTGAGAATGCCTACGGGCAGGACAACCACACAGTGGGCCTCAGCGTCATGT ACGCTCCCTGGAAACCTTCCGTGAACGGGACCGTGGTGGCCGTGGAGGGCGAAGCCGTGTCCATCCTCTGCTCCACGCAGAGCAACCCAGACCCCATTCTCACCATCTTCAAGGAGAAGCAGATTCTGGCCACGGTCATTTATGAGAGTCAGCTGCTGCTGGAGCTGCCCGCTGTCACTGCCGAGGATGATGGGGAATACTGGTGTGTGGCTGAAAACCAGTACGGGCAGAGAGCCAGCGCCTTCAACATCTCCGTGGAGT TTGCCCCCGTGATCCTTCTGGACTCCCACTGCGCGGCCGTGAGGGACATGGTGCAGTGCGTCTGTGCCGTCAAGTCGAACCCGGAGCCGGCGGTGGCCTTCGAGCTGCCCTCTCGCAACGTGACGGTGAACGAGACGGAGCGGGAGTTCGTGTACTCGGAGCGCACGGGGCTCGTGCTCACCAGCATCCTCACCCTCCGCGGGCAGGTGCAAGCCCCGCCCCGCGTCGTCTGCTCGGCTCGCAATCTCTACGGCACCAAGACCCTGGAGCTGCCCTTCCAGGGAGCCA ACCGACTGATGTGGGCCAAAATCGGGCCCGTGGGAGCCGTGGTCGCCTTTGCCATCCTCATCGCTATCGTATGCTACATCACCCAGACCCGCAGGAA